The Coleofasciculaceae cyanobacterium genomic interval TTTTTACCTTTGGTAATCAACAGACAACCAAATTTTGCTCAAATTGAAGCAGTGATTAAATTAATTTCTGCACCTAACAAAAGCCGTAGCTCTACTTTACCAGGAGGTGCGATCGCCGAAGTATCAGGAAAGTGGATTATCTTTGCTCGGTGCGATCGCCATAATTAAGTAGGGACGTTCCATAGAACGTCCCTACTTCTGACTTCTGACTTCTGTCTTCTGACTCTAGTATTAGTCGTCCATTTGCCAAGGTTGGGTGATATTACCTTCATCCAAGATTTTTTTAGGACGTAAAATTAAAACTAACTGACCAACAATTGGTAATTCGGGTTCGGTTTCAAACCAGCGTAATTCTAACTTTTGCTCTATTTCTACAATTAAGTAGCTATTAACATCCCAATCTTTATTTGCTCGGTCTAAAATGACCAAAACTTCTTCTACCTTGCCACCGAGATACTTGGGCAGAAGATTGCTGGGACACAAATAACCTACTGGATCTTGAGCTTTGAGAACTACCTGCCAACCAGGAATAGGAACATAAATACCTTTATTGACTGAGATTTGGCCAAAAGGCTGCTGAATTTCGACTCGATTTACTGCTGCTATGTCTTGGTTATTTAAAGGATATGAGCCAGCCAAAGGAACAATACGGGGTAGCTCTTCTTCTAATTCCAAACGATACAGAGGCAGCAATGGTTCAGTGGCACTTTTGATTACGCTAAAGTCACTTAATAACTTTTCGATCGCTTCCCTGGCAGTAGCTGAATGAGCAAATTTTAATCCTTGAGCAATTAAACGCGATCGCTGTTGCAGATCTTTTTGACTTTTAGCTCGTTTCCAAGACAAATAGGCTACCCAATCTCCAGGATGATTGGTAAAGGCTTCTGGTAACTGAGACATTCGCGAGACATCTTTAATCGCCTTCGCCACT includes:
- a CDS encoding RuBisCO accumulation factor 1; protein product: MNNMPQDSRVEISEDQAQKLMRSLLHKENSWVEWGQICQKLQKAGYSTQRIFEDTGFQNSQQNLVIVASQVFENLVQADVKPEVLAYFKGPRSDVLYEFRVLNQKQRVDASLLAYDKRIDVDGAHLVAKAIKDVSRMSQLPEAFTNHPGDWVAYLSWKRAKSQKDLQQRSRLIAQGLKFAHSATAREAIEKLLSDFSVIKSATEPLLPLYRLELEEELPRIVPLAGSYPLNNQDIAAVNRVEIQQPFGQISVNKGIYVPIPGWQVVLKAQDPVGYLCPSNLLPKYLGGKVEEVLVILDRANKDWDVNSYLIVEIEQKLELRWFETEPELPIVGQLVLILRPKKILDEGNITQPWQMDD